The genomic segment ATCATTTTTTCTTCCGCTAATCAATCATCAATCAATCAATTATAACTACTAATTATTTATTATACTAATGCAGGCTTAATAAATATGTATGAAATTTTTTTTATATTATTATTAAATGTTTTATTTTACAACTTAATAGATGCAAAATGTTACAATAAAATTTAAAATTAAAAAGTTGTTTTCGCCCCAACTCGATAAAATAGATTTAATCTTCAAAAGTGAAGCCAATAATCCTCATCAAACATTTAAACGGAGCTCCAGGTCTCAGACTCTTTGGACTTGGACCAAAGTGCATTCCGGTAAATGCAATTGATCAACTTAAAAATTTACTTGAAAATCAAAGTTTCTGGGCAAAAGGTCGAAAAAAAAATGAAATAAAAAAAATGATTAAAAATAGCAGTTGTGTTATCACTTTGTGGCAAAAAAATAGATTAATAGGTTTTGGTCGAGCAACAAGTGACTATATTTATCGAGCAGTTTTATGGGATATTGTCATTGTTAAAGATCAACAAAATAGTGGGCTCGGTAAATTATTAGTCAATTCACTCTTATCATCAAAATCAATTAAAAAAGTTGAAAAAATTTATCTGATGACAACAAATTCGCAAGATTTCTATAAAACCTGTCAATTTGAAGAGATCAATACGCAATCATTACTAGTCTATAAATATATTGATCAACAAAATTAAATATAAAATTAATAGAAATGGAACAAATTTTTAAGCAATCTCAGGACAAGAAGAAAATCAATGAAGTTAAAACCTTCTCAGTTCCATTTGCTTTAGAAGAAAACAAAGACAATATTACCATTTATACTAATACTACCTCAGAAACTTCGAAGCAAAAAATCATTAATCAAGCAATCAAGTTTCATTTACAAGGTAATATTTTAGAAGCAAAAAAATATTATCAATATATAATAGATCAAGGATTTAATGATCACAGAGTCTTTGCTAATTATGGAGCAATTTTAAGAGATCTTGGCAAATTAAAAGATGCAGTATTAGCAGTTCGTGAAGCTATTAAAATTAATCCTAATTTTGCTGAGGCATATTGCAACATGGGAATAATATTTAAAGACCTTGGTAATTTACAAGACGCAGAATTTTATACTCGCAAAGCAATTCAAATTAATCCAGATAGTGCATTGGCTTACTCGAATCTGGGAATCATATTGAAAGACCTTGGTAATTTACAAGACGCAGAATTTTATACTCGCAAAGCAATTCAAATTAATCCTAATTTGCCAGAGGCTTATTCCAATCTGGGAATAATATTGAAAGACCTTGGTAATTTACAAGACGCAGAATTCTCATACCGCAAAGCAATTCAAATTAATCCTAATTTGCCAGAGGCTTATTTCAATCTTGGAATCATATTGAAAGACCTTGGTAATTTACAAGACGCAGAATTCTCATACCGCAAAGCAATTCAAATCAAACCTAAATTGGCAAATTCCCATAATAATCTAGGAATAATCTTGAAAGATCTTGGTAAGTTACAAGACGCAGAGTTGTCATACCGCAAAGCAATTCAAATTAATCCTGATTACGCAGAAGCTTATTCCAATCTAGGAAGCACATTAAAAGAGCAAGGTAATTTTACTGATGCTATAAATCAATTCAAGCATGCACTAAAATTGAACAATGAATTAACATCAGCTAAGGCTGGTTTAATGTCTACTAAGGGTAATATATGCGATTGGAGTGATGAAAGAACTCGTAATATATGGCTTAAATCACTTGGTATTAAAGGAAAAGCTATTAATCCATGGGGATTACTTTCATTAGAAAATAATCCTTTAAATCATTTAAAAAGATCTAAGAAATTTTATAAAGAAAAATATATACGACCAACTCAATATATTAAACCTTCCCCAAAAAGTTTAATTCATATAGGTTATTTCTCTGCTGATTTCCTGAATCATCCTGTAATGCAACTAATTGCTCCTCTACTTGAGCTACATGATAAATATAGGTTTAAAATATATTTATACTCATTTGTGCCAAAAGAAGATGAATATACTGAAAGAGCAAAAAAGTCTGGATGCATATTTAGAAACATCAAAAATTTAAATGATATTGAAGCAGTTGAATTAGCAAGAAGTGATCAGTTAGATATTGCAGTAGATCTCATGGGATATACCAGACACAATAGAATGCCTATATTCTCATATAGGGTGGCACCAATACAAATCAATTACTTAGGTTATAATGGTTCTATTGGCTCAGATACTATTGATTATATTATCGCGGATAAAATCACAATTCCGAGAGAGTATGAAAAATTTTATTCCGAAAAAGTAATACGATTGCCAAATTGCTTTATATGTGATGATCATAAAAAAGAAATTTCTAAAGAGTCCATATCTCGTAAAGATTTCAACCTTCCTGACCAAGGCTTTATATTTACTTGTTTTAATAATAATTATAAAATAACAGAAAAAGAATTTAATATATGGATGAACTTACTTAGAAAAATAGAAGGAAGTGTTCTTTGGTTATATAAGGCAAATCAATGGTCAATGAATAATTTATACAAGGAAGCGAGTAAACGAAAAGTAGATCGAGACAGAATAATATTCTCTGAAAAATTACCAATGAGCAAACATCTAGCTAGGCATTCTCTAGGTGATTTAGCACTTGATACTTTTAATTACAATGGAGGTGTGACTAGTTCTAATGCGTTGTGGACTGGTTTACCAGTGCTTACAAAAATAGGTCAGAATTTTACTGCTAGGATGTCTGCCAGCCTGCTTACATCATTGGGACTTCCCGAATTAATTACTTATAGTGAAAGTGAATACGAAGATAAAGCTTTATATATTGCTAGCAACTCTGAAGAGATTATTCGATTGAAATCTAAATTAAACAAATCGAAAGAAACATCACCACTTTTTAATTCAAAATTATTTACGCAAGATCTTGAAAATATTTATCTTGATCTGGTAAAAAAATAATTTTAGCCTGAACCGTTAATCAATTATTAGAAGACACATGCTAATAAAAGTTCAACAATCACCTCAAGAATATTTTGAAATTAAAGATTGAATCAGAACTGCCTTATTTAGGTAACTTTTAATACTTTAGCAGCACCTCATCAGTCTTCCGTCTAAAGGAGGAAAAGAAGTTTTACCAGAAGGGGAAGAGATGAGAAATAACCAAACGCGTCTATTTGCGACATGTCTGGACTAATTACTTCCCTTTGAAGGGATACAATCACCCTGCTTAATTAAAGGGCAAGATCATTTCAAAGCAAACCCTCAATACAAGGTATAATTCTCACTAATAGATCCTTTGCAAAATAAATAATTTGACCGAAGAAAGAAAGAATCAAAAGCAAGAAGGCTCTAAAGTAAAAACATTCCCAGTCTCTTTTGCTTTAGGTGAAATTAAAGAAAACATCACTATTACGACTAATAGCGCTTCTAATACTTCAAAGGAACAAAAAAGATTTGGAGACCAGAGTAAAACTATAAAGAAAAAAGATACCAATACAATTACTAAACCTTCCAAAGATCAAATCATTAATCAAGCATTTAAATTTCATTCACAAGGCAATATAAAAGAAGCAGCAAAAAATTATCAATATTTCATTAATCAAGGTTTCTCTGACCACATGGTTTTTTCTAATTATGGAGCAATATTAAGAGATCTTGGTAATTTACAAGATGCAGAATTATATACTCGCAAAGCAATTAAAATTAATCCTAATTACGCATTGGCTTACTCTAATCTGGGAAATGTATTAAAAGATCTTGGTAAGTCACAAGATGCAGAATTGTCATACCGCAAAGCAATTCAAATTAATCCTAATTACGCAGATGCACATTACAATCTGGGAATAATATTGAAAGAACTTGGTAATTTACAAGACGCAGAATTGTCATATCGCAAAGCAATTCAAATTAATCCTAATTACGCAGATGCATATTCCAATCTGGGAAATGTATTAAAAGATCTTGATAATTTACAAGACGCAGAATTGTCATACCGCAAAGCAATTCAAATTAATCCTAGTTACGCAGACGCATATTCAAATCTGGGAAATGTATTAAAAGATCTTGGTAATTTACAAGACGCAGAGTTGTCATACCGCAAAGCAATTCAAATTAATCCTGATTACGCAGAGGCGCATTTCAATCTAGGAAATCTATTAAAAGATCTTGGTAAATTACAAGACGCAGAGTTGTCATATCGCAAAGCAATTCAAATCAAATCTGATTACGCTGAGGCGCATTACAATCTAGGAATCATATTGAAAGACCTTGGTAATTTACAAGACGCAGAATTTTATAATCGCAAAGCAATTCAAATCAAACCTGATTACGCTGAGGCGCATTTCAATCTGGGAATCATATTGAAAGACCTTGGTAATTTACAAGACGCAGAATTCTCATATCGCCAAGCAATTCAAATCAAACCTGATTACGCAGATGCCTACTCCAATCTGGGAAATGTATTAAAAGATCTTGGTAAGTTAAAAGACGCAGAATTGTCATATCGCAAAGCAATTCAAATCAAACCTGATTACGCTGAGGTTTATTCCAATCTGGGAAATGTATTAAAAGATCTTGGTAATTTACAAGACGCAGAATTTTCATACCGCAAAGCAATTCAAATCAAACCTGATTACGCAGATGCTTACTCCAATCTGGGAAATATATTAAAAGAGCTAAGTAATTTCACTGACGCTATAAATCAATTCAAGGATGCACTAAAATTGAACAATGAATTAACATCAGCTCAGACTGGTTTAATGTCAACTCAGGGTAATATATGCGATTGGAGTGATGAGGAGACTCATAATAAATGGCTTAAATCACTTGGTATTAAAGGAAAAGCTATTAATCCATGGGGATTACTTTCATTAGAAGATAATCCTTTAAATCATTTAAAAAGATCTAAGAAATTTTATAAAGAAAAATATGTACGCGCAACTCAATATATTAAACCTTCCCCAAAAAGTTTAATTCATATAGGTTATTTCTCTGCTGATTTCAGGACTCATCCTGTAATGCAACTAATTGCTCCTTTACTTGAGCTACATGATAAATATAGGTTTAAAATATATTTATACTCATTTGCACCAAAAGAAGATGAATATACTGAAAGAGCAAAAAAGTCTGGATGCATATTTAGAAACATCAAAAATTTAAATGATATTGAAGCAGTTGAATTAGCAAGAAGTGATCAGTTAGATATTGCAGTAGATCTCATGGGATATACCAGACACAATAGAATGCCTATATTCTCATATAGGGTGGCACCAATACAAATCAATTACTTAGGTTATATTGGCAGTATTGGTTCAGATACTATTGATTATATTATCGCGGATAAAATCACAATTCCGAGGGAGTATGAAAAATTTTATTCCGAAAAAGTAATACGAATGCCAAATTGCTTTATATGTGATGATCATAAAAAAGAAATTACTAAGGAGTCCATATCTCGTAAAGATTTCAACCTTCCTGACCAAGGCTTTATATTTACTTGTTTTAATAATAATTATAAAATAACAAAAAAAGAATTTAATATATGGATGAACTTACTTAGAAAAGTAGAAGGAAGTGTTCTTTGGTTATACAAATCAAATCAACTTTCCATGAATAATTTATACAAGGAAGCGAGTAAACGAAAAATAGATCGAGACAGAATAATATTCGCTGAAAAATTACCAATGAGCAAACATTTAGCTAGGCATTCTCTAGGTGATTTAGCACTTGATACTTTTAATTGTAATGGAGGTAAAACAACTTGTGACGCGTTATTGGCTGGCTTACCATTACTTACAAAGATAGGTCAGAGTTTTACTGCTAGGATGTCTGCCAGCCTGCTTACATCATTGGGACTTCCCGAATTAATTACTTATAGTGAAAGTGAATACGAAGATAAAGCTTTATATATTGCTAGCAACTCTGAAGAGATTATTCGATTGAAATCTAAATTAAACAAATCGAAAGAAACATCACCACTTTTTAATTCAAAATTATTTACGCAAGATCTTGAAAATATTTATCTTGATCTGGTAAAAAAATAATTTTAGCCTGAACCGTTAATCAATTGCCAGTAAATTTAAAGTAAATAATAGTTAATTATTTTATCTCAATATATCTTACAAATAAATATCAAATATCAACTGATTTCTTGAACTATATTTGAATATTTAATTTAATAACAACATACAAAGTTTCATAATACCTAATTAATCAAATCCTCAAATTCTTTCAATTCTATTAATAAGTTATAAATATCACCGAAGTTGTTTTCATGAAGGATTAACGATTTATTTACAGTATGAGTTGCTTTTATTGGTTTGAGATATTTTTCTGGGGAAATTTTATTAAGAATTAGTATATATTTAATTAGCTCGTATTTAGATATAGTATTGGTCCCATATACAGATATTGGAGGGAATGAATCAAAATTATTAATTATTTTAAAAGCTATTTCTGCCCATTTTAAAGCAGTTATACCATTCCAAAAATGATTAACATAACCATATATTAAATTAGATGATTTGATCCTAGATAATGTCCATGAATATAATGATTTATTTGACTGATCAGAAGCTATTATGGAAGCTCTTATAACTCTTATGAGATCAATATGAATTTGATAAGTTTTTCTGGAATATAAACATGCTTTACTCTTACCATATAGACTATCACAATCATAATTTGAATCTAGCCCATAAGGAGCTAAGTTTGGATTTCCCTTGTAAACACAATCTGTACAGGGATGTATTACTCTAAAGTTATTTTCAAGCAGTAATTCTGGTAATAAATAATTGATTTTAAAGTAATCTATTTTTGTGTTTACATTTGTATAATTAGGCATCTTTTGAGGAATAGATCCAGCACAATTTATAACAAAGTCAGCGTTTTCTAATGAACTTATAAATTCGTTTTTATTTTCTAAATTATATTTTACCGGAAATATTAAATGAATGTCATTACCAAACATAAGAAAATAATTGAATACAACCTTGCCCAACATTCCAGAGGGTCCAATTATTGCAATTTTCATATTCTCAAGGCTTAAAATAATTAAATTTATTTAGAATTTTATTAAGTTCTGATTTCGAAATTAAACAATCTTTTGAGCTATAACTATCATTTCTTAATTGAGTACAATCTGATTTAAATTTGGTACGAAAAGGTTTTAAGATATAAAAAGTCCCACAATCTGAATTGGATAACCTTGACATTTCTTCTTGTGTAACTAAAACCTCATGAATCTTTTCTCCAATTCTTGGATAACCTATATTAAATTTTAAGTTAAAATTTTCTTTATATATCTCAAACAAATCTAAAACTTTAATACTTTTTGATTTAGGAATAAGTGATGCTTGATCGTATGAAATTCCTTCAAAGATTAAATCAATTGCTTGATCAACATCAATAATAAATCTTGTCATTTTCTTAGAAAACAAAGTTAATTCTGTATTTGAATTTATTGATTTCCAAATCATTGGAATAATGCTACCTGTAGAATTAAGCACATTTCCATAGATAACTGTAGATAAATTTGTACTAGAATGTCTTTCATAATTATTCTTGAGTATGAATTGTTCACCTGCAAAATACTTCAAACTACCATATATAGTTGTCGCAGCTCTGCTTTTATCAGAGCTGATAAATATAGCGCTATCAAATTTATTTTCAATTGCTATATGTTTACTATTGATAGCGCCATTAGCTATTGTTTGTAAAGCTTCTTCTGGGTTCTGATCACATGAACTAATTTGCTTTAGACTTGCAGCAAAAATTCCAATATTTGCACCTTTAGCTGATCTATTTAATAATTCTTTATCTCTGATATCTCCTAGAATAAAATGAACATTTGGATATTTTTCCTTTAAAAAATGATGTTTTGCCTCGTCTCTAGAGTATATGATAATTTCATTTTTTTTATATAACCTTTCAATAAGACTTCTACCTAAGAAGCCAGTACCACCAGTTATGAAAATTCTTTTATCTTTTGGAGTAAAACTGTACACTATGAAACTATTTTACTGAGATTATAGTCATAAAATAGCTGCTGTCTATGATAACTTTTAACTCAATAGAAGTATAATAATTATATAAATTAAAATTAATAATAAAAGTATTTAGCATTTGCTTTGCCAGACAGGATGACTTTATGTTTTAAATTTAATCACGAAAAAAAATATTAAATTCATTAAATTATAAATACAGTTATCCTATTACATTTAAAGTTTATAACTTAAAAATTATATTACAAAACATAAAAAATATTCAACTATATAATACTTATGATTAAATTTATCTTGATCTGGTAAAAAAATAATTTTAGCCTGAACCGTTAATAAATTATTATCAATAGTGAGCATTTTATAATAATTTTCGTTTTAGAAGCTTAAAAAATTTATATATAAATCACTATAAATTTAATCACTAATACTCAAAAAGTTCTGATTATCTAGGTACCATCTCACTGTAAAATCTATAGCCTCATAAAAATCGTATTTAGGAGACCATTTTAATTCGTTAATTATTTTATTATTATCTATCGCATATCTAAGATCATGTCCGGCTCTGTCTTTAACAAATTTTTTAAATCGTATATGTGGTGCATTACTTTTTTTATATAAATCCAAATAATCACAGACAATGTTAACTATCTCCTCATTCGTTTTTAGTTGTCTACTACCTATACAATATGAATCTCCCAATCTACCTTTTAACATTACTTGAATTAATGCATCCACGTGGTCCTCTACGAATATCCAATCTCGAACATTCTGTCCGTTACCGTAAAGCGGTATGGATTTACTATTTAAAGCATTATTTATAATCACTGGTATTAATTTCTCAGGATATTGCCATGGTCCAAAATTATTACAGGAATTAGTAATAATT from the Prochlorococcus marinus str. NATL2A genome contains:
- a CDS encoding tetratricopeptide repeat protein, whose product is MTEERKNQKQEGSKVKTFPVSFALGEIKENITITTNSASNTSKEQKRFGDQSKTIKKKDTNTITKPSKDQIINQAFKFHSQGNIKEAAKNYQYFINQGFSDHMVFSNYGAILRDLGNLQDAELYTRKAIKINPNYALAYSNLGNVLKDLGKSQDAELSYRKAIQINPNYADAHYNLGIILKELGNLQDAELSYRKAIQINPNYADAYSNLGNVLKDLDNLQDAELSYRKAIQINPSYADAYSNLGNVLKDLGNLQDAELSYRKAIQINPDYAEAHFNLGNLLKDLGKLQDAELSYRKAIQIKSDYAEAHYNLGIILKDLGNLQDAEFYNRKAIQIKPDYAEAHFNLGIILKDLGNLQDAEFSYRQAIQIKPDYADAYSNLGNVLKDLGKLKDAELSYRKAIQIKPDYAEVYSNLGNVLKDLGNLQDAEFSYRKAIQIKPDYADAYSNLGNILKELSNFTDAINQFKDALKLNNELTSAQTGLMSTQGNICDWSDEETHNKWLKSLGIKGKAINPWGLLSLEDNPLNHLKRSKKFYKEKYVRATQYIKPSPKSLIHIGYFSADFRTHPVMQLIAPLLELHDKYRFKIYLYSFAPKEDEYTERAKKSGCIFRNIKNLNDIEAVELARSDQLDIAVDLMGYTRHNRMPIFSYRVAPIQINYLGYIGSIGSDTIDYIIADKITIPREYEKFYSEKVIRMPNCFICDDHKKEITKESISRKDFNLPDQGFIFTCFNNNYKITKKEFNIWMNLLRKVEGSVLWLYKSNQLSMNNLYKEASKRKIDRDRIIFAEKLPMSKHLARHSLGDLALDTFNCNGGKTTCDALLAGLPLLTKIGQSFTARMSASLLTSLGLPELITYSESEYEDKALYIASNSEEIIRLKSKLNKSKETSPLFNSKLFTQDLENIYLDLVKK
- a CDS encoding polysaccharide biosynthesis protein, which encodes MYSFTPKDKRIFITGGTGFLGRSLIERLYKKNEIIIYSRDEAKHHFLKEKYPNVHFILGDIRDKELLNRSAKGANIGIFAASLKQISSCDQNPEEALQTIANGAINSKHIAIENKFDSAIFISSDKSRAATTIYGSLKYFAGEQFILKNNYERHSSTNLSTVIYGNVLNSTGSIIPMIWKSINSNTELTLFSKKMTRFIIDVDQAIDLIFEGISYDQASLIPKSKSIKVLDLFEIYKENFNLKFNIGYPRIGEKIHEVLVTQEEMSRLSNSDCGTFYILKPFRTKFKSDCTQLRNDSYSSKDCLISKSELNKILNKFNYFKP
- a CDS encoding tetratricopeptide repeat protein yields the protein MEQIFKQSQDKKKINEVKTFSVPFALEENKDNITIYTNTTSETSKQKIINQAIKFHLQGNILEAKKYYQYIIDQGFNDHRVFANYGAILRDLGKLKDAVLAVREAIKINPNFAEAYCNMGIIFKDLGNLQDAEFYTRKAIQINPDSALAYSNLGIILKDLGNLQDAEFYTRKAIQINPNLPEAYSNLGIILKDLGNLQDAEFSYRKAIQINPNLPEAYFNLGIILKDLGNLQDAEFSYRKAIQIKPKLANSHNNLGIILKDLGKLQDAELSYRKAIQINPDYAEAYSNLGSTLKEQGNFTDAINQFKHALKLNNELTSAKAGLMSTKGNICDWSDERTRNIWLKSLGIKGKAINPWGLLSLENNPLNHLKRSKKFYKEKYIRPTQYIKPSPKSLIHIGYFSADFLNHPVMQLIAPLLELHDKYRFKIYLYSFVPKEDEYTERAKKSGCIFRNIKNLNDIEAVELARSDQLDIAVDLMGYTRHNRMPIFSYRVAPIQINYLGYNGSIGSDTIDYIIADKITIPREYEKFYSEKVIRLPNCFICDDHKKEISKESISRKDFNLPDQGFIFTCFNNNYKITEKEFNIWMNLLRKIEGSVLWLYKANQWSMNNLYKEASKRKVDRDRIIFSEKLPMSKHLARHSLGDLALDTFNYNGGVTSSNALWTGLPVLTKIGQNFTARMSASLLTSLGLPELITYSESEYEDKALYIASNSEEIIRLKSKLNKSKETSPLFNSKLFTQDLENIYLDLVKK
- a CDS encoding GNAT family N-acetyltransferase, with protein sequence MKPIILIKHLNGAPGLRLFGLGPKCIPVNAIDQLKNLLENQSFWAKGRKKNEIKKMIKNSSCVITLWQKNRLIGFGRATSDYIYRAVLWDIVIVKDQQNSGLGKLLVNSLLSSKSIKKVEKIYLMTTNSQDFYKTCQFEEINTQSLLVYKYIDQQN
- a CDS encoding dTDP-4-dehydrorhamnose reductase, producing the protein MKIAIIGPSGMLGKVVFNYFLMFGNDIHLIFPVKYNLENKNEFISSLENADFVINCAGSIPQKMPNYTNVNTKIDYFKINYLLPELLLENNFRVIHPCTDCVYKGNPNLAPYGLDSNYDCDSLYGKSKACLYSRKTYQIHIDLIRVIRASIIASDQSNKSLYSWTLSRIKSSNLIYGYVNHFWNGITALKWAEIAFKIINNFDSFPPISVYGTNTISKYELIKYILILNKISPEKYLKPIKATHTVNKSLILHENNFGDIYNLLIELKEFEDLIN